One Ananas comosus cultivar F153 linkage group 23, ASM154086v1, whole genome shotgun sequence genomic window carries:
- the LOC109727750 gene encoding UPF0613 protein PB24D3.06c has protein sequence MNPSAASSSSSSAPSWFSGIVRSRSAKSSAASSSFSGSGGGGSGGGGGGGGGGGGGGGAASFVDMSGSGSRKKQLRGTLFKYGPKPIQVAFKTGDFNQQVIFIGGLTDGFLATEYLEPLSLALENEKWSLVQPLLSSSYIGYGTSSLEQDAVELDQLIGYLINKENSEGVVLLGHSTGCQDIVHYMRTNFSCSRAVRGVILQAPVSDREYRATLPETAAMIDLSAKMISEGRAMDLMPREADPGAPITAYRYHSLSAYMGDDDMFSSDLSEDQLRQRLGHMSSTPCQVIFSMADEYVPEYVDKKALVERLCQAMGGAEKVEIEWGNHSLSNRVQETVLAILDFVKREGPKGWDDPWH, from the exons ATGAACCCCTCCgccgcttcctcctcctcctcctccgccccctctTGGTTCTCCGGCATCGTCCGCTCCCGCTCCGCCAAATCCTctgccgcctcctcctccttctccggctccggcggcggtggaagcggcggcggcggcggcggcggaggaggaggaggaggaggaggcggcgccgcctccttcGTCGACATGTCCGGCTCCGGTAGCCGCAAGAAGCAGCTCCGGGGGACACTCTTCAAGTACGGGCCGAAACCTATTCAG GTGGCATTTAAAACTGGTGACTTCAATCAACAAGTTATCTTCATTGGTGGTTTGACTGATGGATTTCTAGCGACTGA GTATTTGGAACCTTTATCGTTAGCTTTGGAGAATGAAAAATGGTCCCTGGTGCAACCCTTGCTGTCTTCATCTTATATTGGATATGGCACCTCCAGCTTAGAGCAA gATGCAGTGGAGCTAGATCAGCTAATTGGATATTTGATAAACAAGGAGAACTCTGAAGGTGTTGTGCTACTTGGTCACAGTACTGGTTGCCag GATATTGTTCACTACATGCGTACAAATTTTTCATGTTCCAGAGCAGTTCGTGGAGTCATTTTGCAG GCCCCAGTCAGTGATCGGGAATATAGAGCAACTCTTCCAGAAACTGCTGCAATGATTGACTTATCTGCAAAAATGATTAGTGAAGGTAGGGCAATGGATTTAATGCCAAGGGAAGCAGATCCAGGTGCTCCGATTACTGCCTACAG GTACCACTCTCTTTCCGCATACATGGGGGATGATGATATGTTCAGTTCAGATCTTAGTGAGGACCAATTGAGACAGAGACTTGGTCATATGTCGAGTACGCCTTGCCAG GTTATTTTCTCCATGGCAGATGAGTATGTCCCGGAGTATGTCGATAAAAAAGCACTAGTAGAAAG ACTATGCCAAGCAATGGGAGGCGCGGAGAAAGTCGAAATAGAATGGGGGAACCATTCTCTCTCCAATAGGGTTCAAGAAACAGTTCTGGCCATCTTGGACTTTGTTAAGAGGGAGGGGCCAAAAGGATGGGATGATCCGTGGCATTAG
- the LOC109728144 gene encoding CAP-Gly domain-containing linker protein 1-like produces the protein MAFKSVFKALRDVFPQIDLRILKAVASEYYEDVDAAVEFVLSEVLPTLSEPTEPHYNLHVFDDAEHSHSNSGMHGNDKVSGNQSFEDGVALVMEPLTKGKNVVRDDDTSATPGWAQLLDNGVRRSFPVEDLAPSNESKLPSTQEVEAYMNTQSESQFVEREPHLVAGHKAVPLQSEPISIGELEASASLSNLINHGEISNKESTNDFKLVDSAVLLEQNFEAETRPISPAFHANVQDILSLYPEMNINSTAQSSAEFESAVKLVCTGYDNQSSGVATQSSQSVQVDLLDELISDMTKSKETFGAALESTITKMKEVEIHEEKAKRTKEEAAMADQDILAKIEDLGQMIKSAQESNDKQAGEVNMEKYQLKCQAEELQCRLIDLSAQRENSLLLVEEISHTLDARLAAAKEEEAAAKREVVERQESARRALKEQEATMQNILHELQRLQKQAEENAMLKNLLMDRGHLVEILQREISLIFEDVASLKERVDAPMLLAASNLATAVYLSENQPNQPTLSEGAEHHSTSENPMPTNNDLPENKTREISVEDHKASIDDDWELF, from the exons atGGCCTTCAAATCCGTATTTAAGGCTCTGCGAGATGTTTTTCCTCAG ATTGATCTTCGCATCTTGAAGGCTGTCGCCAGCGAATATTACGAAGATGTTGATGCAGCTGTTGAATTTGTTCTCTCTGAAGTTCTGCCGACGCTAAGTGAACCGACTGAACCACATTACAATCTGCATGTTTTTGACGATGCTGAACATTCTCATAGCAATT CTGGGATGCACGGGAATGACAAGGTATCGGGAAATCAAAGTTTTGAGGATGGCGTTGCTCTGGTTATGGAACCTTTAACCAAAGGTAAAAATGTTGTACGCGACGACGATACATCTGCGACTCCTGGTTGGGCCCAACTCTTGGATAATGGTGTGAGAAGAAGTTTTCCAGTTGAAGATTTAGCTCCATCTAACGAGTCAAAATTGCCGTCGACGCAAGAAGTTGAAGCATATATGAACACGCAATCTGAATCACAATTTGTGGAGCGTGAGCCACATCTTGTTGCTGGCCACAAAGCCGTTCCTTTGCAATCAGAACCAATCTCCATTGGTGAATtagaagcttctgcttctcttTCTAATCTCATCAATCATGGCGAAATCTCCAACAAGGAATCAACTAATGATTTTAAGTTGGTGGACAGTGCAGTCCTACTTGAACAAAATTTTGAAGCTGAAACCAGACCAATTTCTCCAGCTTTTCACGCCAATGTTCAGGATATTTTGTCGTTATATCCTGAGATGAACATTAACAGTACTGCTCAGAGTTCGGCTGAATTCGAGTCTGCAGTAAAGCTGGTTTGCACTGGTTATGATAATCAATCTTCAGGTGTAGCTACACAGTCGAGCCAGAGTGTACAAGTTGATCTTCTGGATGAGTTAATTTCTGATATGACAAAGAGCAAG GAAACATTTGGTGCTGCTTTGGAATCTACAATTACTAAAATGAAAGAAGTAGAGATTCATGAGGAAAAGGCTAAACGGACGAAAGAAGAAGCTGCCATGGCTGATCAAGATATTCTCGCCAAGATAGAGGACCTTGGCCAAATGATTAAGAGTGCCCAAGAATCAAATGATAAG CAAGCTGGAGAAGTTAATATGGAGAAATATCAATTAAAATGTCAAGCTGAGGAGCTTCAGTGCCGCCTTATCGATTTGTCAGCTCAGCGAGAGAATTCTCTTTTACTTGTCGAGGAG ATAAGTCACACTCTAGATGCACGGTTAGCTGCTGCGAAGGAAGAAGAGGCAGCAGCCAAACGGGAGGTAGTTGAAAGGCAGGAGTCAGCTCGAAGGGCTTTAAAAGAGCAGGAGGCCACCATGCAGAATATTCTACACGAGTTGCAAAGGCTTCAGAAACAGGCAGAAGAGAATGCTATG TTGAAGAATTTATTGATGGATCGTGGTCACCTTGTTGAGATATTGCA aCGAGAAATCTCCCTTATCTTTGAGGATGTGGCATCACTGAAAGAGAGAGTCGATGCGCCTATGCTATTGGCAGCTAGCAACTTGGCCACTGCGGTTTACTTGTCAGAAAATCAACCCAATCAACCCACATTGTCCGAGGGAGCTGAGCATCACTCAACAAGTGAGAACCCAATGCCCACCAACAACGATCTACCTGAGAATAAGACAAGGGAAATCTCGGTTGAAGATCACAAGGCTTCTATTGATGATGACTGGGAACTGTTTTGA